The following coding sequences are from one Pedosphaera parvula Ellin514 window:
- a CDS encoding hybrid sensor histidine kinase/response regulator, translated as MTTHAHDDGISGSAKRALPQNNSAVSQVRTAKKAAVPAARDVAKVNRILLVEDQPDFGRLIREYLLDSDSPRFEVRHVESLGAAMEALTEQLYDAALLDLTLPDSIGLQSFQKVFQLNPNLPVVILTGIDDEDVGVAAIKSGAQDFLPKQHLNLLLLTRTLQYAVERKQMEVQLRQSQKMEAIGQLSSCIAHEFNNLLTSIQCNLALLLDSEKLTDAAEEKESLISIKDGANHAAALTRQLLTFSRRQIMEPRVVDFNQVLEGFGNMLKRLLGEAVHVYFSYDTGLPSIKADAGMLEQIILNLAVNARDAMEAGGEVVIESRLARIDTAHVALHPQARTGDFVCLRVADTGCGIAPENLTKIFEPFFTTKEMGKGTGLGLASVLEIVRHHQGWIEVESVLSKGTAFRIYFPVTEAAPEVKKPEGETGSLNGTETILLVEDDPTTRQLVGILLRRYGYNIIASATGAQALQLSEQVLAGVQLLLTDVVMPEGIDGVELSKQLQGRNPDLKVVFMSGYSAEVLTKNITLPERLMLVQKPFDPKFMLRVVRNTLDAKRTA; from the coding sequence ATGACAACTCATGCGCACGACGACGGAATATCCGGTTCCGCTAAAAGGGCTTTGCCTCAAAATAATTCGGCTGTGTCTCAAGTTCGCACAGCGAAAAAAGCGGCAGTTCCCGCAGCAAGGGACGTTGCGAAGGTGAACCGCATTTTGCTGGTGGAAGACCAGCCGGATTTCGGCCGGCTGATACGCGAGTATCTTTTGGATTCGGATTCGCCACGGTTCGAGGTGCGGCATGTGGAAAGCCTGGGCGCCGCCATGGAGGCGTTAACCGAGCAGCTTTATGATGCCGCATTGCTGGATCTGACCTTGCCGGACAGCATCGGTTTGCAAAGTTTTCAAAAGGTTTTCCAACTCAACCCCAATTTGCCCGTTGTGATTCTTACCGGCATCGATGACGAGGACGTTGGTGTGGCCGCCATTAAAAGTGGAGCCCAGGATTTCCTGCCCAAGCAGCATCTCAACCTGCTTTTGCTCACGCGGACGCTACAATATGCCGTTGAACGCAAGCAGATGGAAGTTCAGTTGCGTCAGTCGCAGAAAATGGAAGCCATCGGGCAGCTTTCCAGTTGCATAGCCCATGAATTTAACAATCTCCTCACCTCCATTCAGTGCAATCTGGCGTTACTGCTGGACTCAGAAAAACTAACGGACGCCGCGGAAGAAAAGGAAAGCCTCATTTCCATCAAGGATGGGGCCAATCATGCGGCCGCCTTGACGCGCCAATTGCTCACCTTCAGCCGCCGTCAAATTATGGAGCCGCGCGTGGTGGATTTTAACCAGGTGCTTGAAGGGTTTGGAAACATGCTGAAGCGCCTCCTCGGTGAGGCCGTGCATGTCTATTTTAGCTATGACACAGGACTTCCGAGCATCAAAGCGGATGCCGGCATGCTGGAGCAGATTATCCTGAACCTTGCCGTCAACGCACGCGATGCCATGGAGGCTGGCGGGGAGGTGGTGATCGAGAGCCGGTTGGCCAGGATTGATACCGCGCATGTGGCTCTGCATCCGCAGGCCCGCACTGGAGATTTTGTCTGCCTGAGGGTCGCCGATACCGGCTGCGGCATCGCCCCGGAAAACCTGACGAAAATTTTCGAGCCATTTTTTACGACCAAGGAAATGGGCAAAGGCACAGGCCTGGGCCTCGCAAGTGTGTTGGAGATTGTGCGGCATCATCAGGGCTGGATAGAGGTCGAGAGCGTCCTGTCCAAAGGGACTGCGTTTCGCATTTATTTCCCGGTGACCGAAGCGGCGCCGGAGGTGAAAAAACCAGAGGGGGAAACCGGAAGCCTGAATGGGACAGAAACCATCCTGCTGGTGGAAGATGATCCGACAACCAGGCAGTTGGTTGGAATTTTGCTGCGGCGTTATGGATATAACATCATTGCCTCAGCCACGGGTGCGCAGGCTTTGCAACTATCCGAGCAGGTGCTTGCCGGTGTGCAATTGCTGTTGACCGACGTGGTCATGCCGGAAGGAATCGATGGTGTGGAACTCTCGAAACAGCTGCAAGGCAGGAATCCTGATTTGAAGGTCGTATTCATGAGTGGTTACAGTGCCGAAGTGCTCACGAAGAACATCACCCTGCCCGAAAGGTTAATGCTGGTCCAAAAACCATTTGATCCCAAGTTCATGTTGCGCGTGGTCCGGAATACGTTGGATGCGAAGCGGACAGCGTAG
- a CDS encoding response regulator: protein MSGLKHQIVVVDDDRDARFLLRYLIVRHYPNATVSEAADGETALKLYSQTANLFVVDYRMPRLDGLEVTRQLRKQSKVLPIIMVSSLQISEQEVLAAGANSFVDKVGLVSLLPKHLSSVLPQ from the coding sequence GTGAGTGGACTAAAACACCAGATTGTGGTCGTAGATGATGACAGAGACGCGCGCTTTCTCCTGCGCTATCTCATCGTTCGCCATTACCCGAATGCTACCGTCTCGGAAGCTGCTGATGGTGAAACTGCGCTAAAACTTTACAGCCAGACAGCCAACCTGTTCGTAGTGGATTATCGCATGCCCAGGCTGGATGGCTTGGAAGTGACGCGGCAACTCCGGAAACAGTCCAAGGTGCTTCCGATCATCATGGTTTCGAGCCTTCAGATTTCCGAACAAGAGGTTTTGGCTGCAGGGGCGAATTCGTTCGTGGACAAGGTGGGGTTGGTGAGCCTTTTGCCGAAACATCTTTCCTCGGTGTTGCCGCAGTAG
- a CDS encoding MlaA family lipoprotein, with product MRRIPFSLLAAIACFLAATGNLAAQLGLSRPGEAKTPGKSVPASPPGSTTNQTDKVLTNLPPANPSLIKRPATVPTSYTHDTTRGNIELPPSVPDPIEPANRVMWTFNKGVMIGIVQPTSKAYRFVVIRPVRTGIGNFGRNLTYPDRLINNLLQGRWAGARHETDRFFCNTVVGVGGLIDVASRWNIPKSDADFGQTFGKWGWKPQVYLMLPIYGPSNDRDAVGLIGDNLANPLLYFPPLSYVTMGITYNNLTDSVDEYVRFADAEMDPYAMLQYAWTFVRKNQVANFQVKGEQDESSLETLQSVFFTYKDPEFPTQGKTRSVFIPTTGKNLKFTYWLQPGKAPVVYIVPGLGSHRLAETSIALAELVYKHGFTAVCVSSVYHSEFMEHASTAAVPAYTPVDTHDLHVALTEIDHWLTGAYNGRLGSRALMGYSMGGFHTMFVAATETTNQSPLIKFDRYVGINTPARLLYGVSKLDEFYQAPLEWPAAERTADIQNTFLKVAALGSTSLRPQTTLPFSAVESKFLIGLTFRFILRDVIFSSQQRYNQGVLKRPIKNLRREPVYQEIMEYSYKDYFEDFVIPYYKTRGIDLTVPATLAKAGDLRTYGPALHSNPKIRLVINRNDFLIADEDFDWMRATFDPKFMTVFEQGGHLGNLSHPAVQKAILGALEDLRPARGESK from the coding sequence ATGAGACGCATACCATTCAGTTTACTCGCTGCAATTGCCTGCTTCCTGGCTGCCACTGGCAACCTCGCCGCCCAACTCGGACTCTCCCGCCCCGGGGAAGCAAAAACTCCCGGCAAAAGCGTTCCCGCTTCTCCGCCAGGTTCCACCACGAACCAAACCGATAAAGTGCTCACCAATCTCCCGCCAGCAAACCCATCTCTGATTAAACGACCTGCCACCGTCCCGACCAGTTATACACATGACACCACTCGCGGAAACATTGAGCTTCCGCCGTCTGTTCCCGACCCCATTGAACCGGCCAACCGTGTCATGTGGACTTTCAACAAGGGAGTTATGATCGGCATTGTGCAGCCCACCAGCAAAGCCTATCGATTTGTTGTCATCAGGCCGGTCCGAACAGGGATCGGCAACTTTGGCAGAAATCTCACTTATCCGGACCGTTTGATTAACAATCTGCTGCAAGGCAGATGGGCCGGAGCCCGCCATGAAACGGATCGCTTTTTTTGCAATACAGTCGTTGGTGTCGGCGGCCTTATCGATGTAGCCAGCAGATGGAATATTCCAAAATCCGACGCGGATTTTGGCCAGACCTTCGGCAAATGGGGCTGGAAGCCTCAGGTTTACTTGATGCTGCCAATCTACGGCCCCAGCAACGATCGCGATGCCGTCGGTCTTATTGGCGATAATCTAGCCAACCCTTTACTTTATTTTCCCCCATTGTCCTACGTCACCATGGGCATCACCTACAATAACCTCACCGATTCCGTGGATGAATATGTCCGCTTCGCCGATGCGGAGATGGATCCCTATGCCATGTTGCAGTACGCCTGGACCTTCGTCCGCAAAAACCAAGTCGCCAATTTTCAGGTTAAAGGGGAACAGGACGAGTCTTCATTGGAAACGCTCCAGTCGGTTTTTTTCACCTATAAAGACCCGGAGTTTCCGACTCAAGGAAAAACCCGATCGGTTTTCATACCCACCACCGGCAAGAACTTAAAGTTTACCTATTGGTTGCAACCGGGTAAGGCCCCCGTCGTCTATATCGTTCCCGGCCTTGGTTCCCATCGTCTGGCCGAGACTTCCATTGCGCTGGCCGAACTGGTTTACAAACACGGTTTCACGGCTGTGTGCGTCAGCAGCGTTTACCATTCCGAGTTCATGGAACACGCGTCCACCGCAGCCGTGCCCGCCTATACGCCGGTGGATACTCACGATCTGCACGTCGCCCTCACCGAGATTGACCATTGGTTAACTGGGGCCTACAACGGTCGGTTGGGCTCGAGAGCCCTCATGGGCTATTCCATGGGGGGATTCCATACCATGTTCGTTGCTGCCACTGAAACCACCAATCAATCCCCCCTGATTAAATTTGATCGGTACGTCGGCATTAATACGCCAGCACGCCTGCTTTATGGCGTTTCCAAGCTGGACGAGTTTTACCAGGCCCCATTGGAATGGCCGGCGGCCGAGCGAACTGCGGACATTCAAAATACTTTTTTAAAAGTGGCGGCGTTGGGCAGCACCTCACTCCGCCCCCAAACCACACTTCCCTTCAGCGCCGTTGAGTCCAAGTTTCTGATCGGATTGACTTTCCGGTTTATCCTGCGCGACGTCATTTTCAGCAGTCAGCAGCGATACAATCAGGGAGTTCTGAAGCGTCCAATCAAGAATTTAAGGCGGGAACCTGTCTATCAGGAAATCATGGAATATTCCTATAAGGATTACTTCGAAGATTTTGTAATTCCCTATTATAAAACCCGGGGCATCGACTTGACGGTGCCAGCCACATTGGCCAAAGCTGGCGACTTGCGCACGTACGGCCCGGCATTACACTCCAACCCTAAAATCCGTCTCGTCATCAACCGCAACGATTTCCTGATTGCGGATGAAGATTTTGATTGGATGCGAGCCACCTTTGATCCGAAATTCATGACCGTTTTCGAGCAAGGCGGCCACTTGGGCAATCTTTCCCATCCCGCCGTGCAAAAGGCTATTTTAGGGGCACTTGAAGATTTGCGGCCAGCGCGTGGCGAATCT